One region of Mycolicibacterium rhodesiae NBB3 genomic DNA includes:
- a CDS encoding SRPBCC family protein, with protein sequence MTNALDLTAPVDTLAMEFTREFDAPVEALFRAHADPELVKQWLGPHGLEMEISEWNFTSHGGYRYTHSNDQGTFGFNGTFHTVRDNEFIVQTFEFEGAPDMVNIEYMWFEDLGNGRSRLRGRSICPNTEARDALLSSGMEGGMTEGYEKLDELLKNL encoded by the coding sequence ATGACGAACGCACTCGACCTCACCGCGCCGGTCGACACCTTGGCCATGGAGTTCACCCGCGAGTTCGACGCACCCGTCGAGGCGCTCTTCCGGGCACACGCCGACCCTGAGCTGGTGAAGCAGTGGCTCGGTCCCCACGGTCTGGAGATGGAGATCAGCGAGTGGAACTTCACAAGCCATGGCGGCTACCGCTACACGCATTCAAACGATCAAGGGACATTCGGGTTCAACGGCACATTCCACACCGTGCGCGACAACGAATTCATCGTGCAGACCTTCGAATTCGAGGGCGCACCGGACATGGTCAACATCGAATACATGTGGTTCGAGGATCTCGGCAACGGTCGTTCGCGGCTACGTGGCCGTTCGATCTGTCCCAACACTGAGGCGCGCGACGCGCTGCTGTCTTCCGGCATGGAGGGCGGGATGACCGAGGGCTACGAGAAACTCGACGAGCTGCTCAAAAACCTCTAG
- a CDS encoding zinc-binding metallopeptidase family protein: MRDFTCPNCGQRLAFENSVCLSCGSSLGFSLQDMALLVIAPDDESDHAGAVPQSNYQLCANLYRAKCNWLVERAPVRRLCASCALTRTRPNDADTKAMAAFADAEKAKRRLIAELYELKLPIIGRDEDPDFGLAFDLLSSENEKVFTGHENGVITLDLAEGDDVHREQLRVSMEEPYRTLLGHFRHEIGHYYYYRLVDPSADYKARFGELFGDADADYQAALDRHYNDGPPPDWNKNYVSSYATMHPAEDWAETFAHYLHIRDTLDTAAAFSLAPASATFERGVLGPSGFQTIIDMWLPLSWSLNMINRSMGKQDLYPFVLPAPVLEKMQFVHTVIDEITSSPPALASQN; the protein is encoded by the coding sequence ATGCGTGATTTCACGTGTCCCAACTGTGGTCAGCGCCTGGCGTTCGAGAACTCGGTCTGCCTGTCCTGCGGGAGTTCGCTCGGGTTCTCTCTGCAGGACATGGCGCTGTTGGTCATCGCGCCCGACGACGAGAGCGACCACGCTGGAGCGGTGCCACAGAGCAACTACCAGTTGTGCGCCAATCTCTATCGCGCCAAGTGCAACTGGCTGGTCGAGCGGGCGCCGGTCCGCCGGCTGTGTGCGTCGTGTGCGCTGACGCGGACTCGACCCAACGACGCCGACACCAAGGCCATGGCGGCGTTCGCCGATGCAGAGAAGGCCAAGCGGCGACTGATCGCCGAGCTGTATGAACTGAAGCTGCCGATCATCGGTCGTGACGAGGATCCGGATTTCGGTCTCGCATTCGACCTGCTGTCGAGCGAAAACGAGAAGGTGTTCACCGGCCACGAGAACGGCGTGATCACGCTTGATCTTGCCGAGGGCGACGATGTGCACCGTGAGCAGTTGCGGGTGTCGATGGAGGAGCCCTATCGCACACTGCTCGGACATTTCAGGCACGAAATCGGGCATTACTACTACTACCGGCTCGTCGACCCTTCTGCGGACTACAAGGCGCGGTTCGGCGAGCTGTTCGGCGACGCCGACGCGGATTACCAAGCGGCGCTGGACCGTCACTACAACGACGGCCCGCCGCCGGACTGGAATAAGAACTACGTCTCGTCCTATGCCACGATGCATCCGGCGGAGGACTGGGCCGAGACGTTCGCGCACTACCTGCACATCCGCGATACGTTGGACACCGCGGCGGCGTTCTCTCTCGCGCCGGCTTCGGCGACCTTCGAGCGAGGTGTGCTGGGGCCGAGCGGATTTCAGACAATCATCGACATGTGGCTTCCACTGTCCTGGTCGCTGAACATGATCAATCGCTCGATGGGCAAACAAGACCTGTACCCGTTCGTGCTGCCCGCCCCAGTGCTGGAGAAGATGCAGTTCGTCCATACCGTCATCGACGAGATCACCTCGAGTCCGCCCGCCCTAGCGAGTCAGAACTGA
- a CDS encoding DUF3097 domain-containing protein yields MADRYGSDVLASNPHRKPRSTELPVQIGMVVEDAQTGFVGAVLRIEYGRMELEDRHGRKKPFPVGPGYLVDGKPVILTPPRAAAPKASRTASGSVAVAGARAKVALASRIYVEGRHDAELVEQVWGDDLRIEGVVVEYLGGIDDLVAIVEDFRPAPGRRLGVLVDHLVVGSKEARIAEAVRRGPGGGDTLVVGHPFIDIWQAVKPGRIGVPAWPVVPKATDWKKGVCAELGWPYAQQTDIALAWQRIRSRVRDWNDLEPALIGRVEELIDFVTQPCA; encoded by the coding sequence GTGGCTGACCGCTATGGCTCCGACGTCCTCGCGTCCAATCCGCACCGTAAACCGCGCTCGACCGAGCTGCCGGTACAGATCGGCATGGTCGTCGAGGACGCCCAGACGGGTTTCGTCGGAGCGGTGCTGCGCATCGAGTACGGCCGGATGGAACTCGAGGACCGGCACGGCCGCAAGAAGCCGTTCCCAGTCGGCCCGGGTTATCTCGTCGACGGCAAACCCGTGATCCTCACCCCACCGCGAGCGGCCGCACCCAAGGCGTCGCGCACGGCGTCCGGGTCGGTGGCGGTGGCGGGCGCCCGCGCGAAGGTGGCCCTGGCCAGCCGCATCTATGTGGAGGGCCGCCACGATGCAGAACTCGTCGAGCAGGTGTGGGGTGACGACCTGCGTATCGAAGGAGTGGTCGTTGAATACCTCGGCGGCATCGATGATCTCGTCGCGATCGTCGAGGATTTCCGGCCGGCGCCGGGGCGGCGGTTGGGTGTGCTGGTCGACCACCTTGTCGTCGGCTCGAAGGAGGCCCGCATCGCTGAGGCGGTCCGTCGCGGGCCCGGCGGCGGAGACACACTCGTGGTCGGGCATCCGTTCATCGACATCTGGCAGGCGGTCAAGCCCGGCCGGATCGGAGTCCCGGCGTGGCCCGTCGTCCCCAAGGCCACGGACTGGAAGAAGGGCGTGTGCGCCGAGCTGGGCTGGCCGTACGCCCAGCAGACCGACATCGCGCTGGCGTGGCAGCGCATCAGGAGCCGGGTGCGCGACTGGAACGACCTGGAGCCGGCGCTGATCGGTCGTGTCGAGGAGCTGATCGACTTCGTGACACAACCTTGCGCCTGA
- a CDS encoding ArsR/SmtB family transcription factor — MERGGDADDRLDRAFLALADPVRRAIVARLSRGPATVNELAAPFDITKQAVSKHIQVLEHAGLVTRTRDAQRRPVHLDAAALERLTAWIDRYRLDAERSYRRLDALLADMTDTNEKGTKT; from the coding sequence ATGGAGCGTGGTGGAGATGCGGACGATCGACTTGACCGTGCGTTTCTGGCGCTGGCGGATCCCGTTCGGCGCGCCATCGTCGCGCGGTTGTCGAGGGGGCCGGCCACGGTCAACGAGCTCGCGGCTCCCTTCGACATCACCAAACAGGCGGTTTCCAAGCACATTCAGGTGCTCGAGCACGCAGGGTTGGTCACCCGGACCCGCGATGCGCAGCGCCGGCCCGTCCATCTCGACGCCGCCGCGCTGGAGAGGCTGACGGCATGGATCGACCGCTACCGGCTCGACGCCGAACGCAGTTACCGCCGGCTGGACGCCCTGCTGGCTGACATGACCGATACCAACGAGAAGGGAACGAAGACATGA
- a CDS encoding replication-associated recombination protein A — protein MSDGLFDVPGETSSSGGALVGASTPLAVRMRPATLDEVVGQDHLLQPGSPLRRLAEGSGAASIILYGPPGTGKTTLASLISQATGRRFEALSALSAGVKEVRAVIEVARRAAAHGEQTVLFIDEVHRFSKTQQDALLAAVENRVVLLVAATTENPSFSVVAPLLSRSLILQLQPLDANAVRAVVRRAIDDERGLGGKVAVADEAVELLVQLSAGDARRALTALEVASEAGEEVTVEVIEQSLDKAAVRYDRDGDQHYDVISAFIKSVRGSDVDAALHYLSRMLIAGEDPRFVARRLMILASEDVGMADPTALQTAVAAAQTVQLIGMPEAQLTLAHATVHLATAPKSNAVTTALGAAMADIRAGKAGQVPTHLRDGHYSGAEKLGNAIGYKYAHDDPDGVVPQQYPPDDLVGIDYYRPTTHGAEREIATRLDKLRAIIRKKR, from the coding sequence GTGTCCGACGGTCTGTTCGACGTCCCCGGCGAAACGAGCTCGTCAGGGGGTGCGCTCGTCGGCGCATCGACCCCGTTGGCGGTGCGGATGCGGCCCGCGACCCTCGACGAGGTCGTCGGCCAGGATCACCTGCTGCAGCCCGGCTCGCCGCTGCGCCGACTGGCCGAGGGCTCGGGAGCGGCGTCGATAATCCTCTATGGCCCGCCGGGGACCGGTAAGACAACACTCGCCTCGCTGATCTCGCAGGCGACGGGCCGCCGCTTCGAGGCGCTGTCGGCATTGTCGGCCGGTGTCAAGGAGGTGCGTGCCGTCATCGAGGTGGCGCGACGGGCTGCGGCGCATGGTGAGCAGACGGTGCTGTTCATCGACGAGGTGCACCGGTTCTCCAAGACCCAACAGGACGCACTACTGGCCGCCGTCGAGAACCGCGTCGTGCTGCTCGTTGCCGCCACCACGGAGAACCCGTCGTTTTCCGTTGTCGCGCCGCTACTCTCGCGGTCGCTGATCCTGCAACTGCAGCCTCTCGATGCCAACGCCGTGCGCGCCGTGGTGCGCCGCGCGATCGACGACGAGCGCGGTCTCGGCGGCAAGGTCGCCGTCGCCGATGAGGCGGTCGAACTCCTTGTGCAGTTGTCCGCAGGAGATGCCCGTCGCGCGTTGACGGCGCTCGAGGTCGCGTCCGAAGCCGGGGAGGAGGTGACCGTCGAGGTCATCGAGCAGTCGCTCGACAAGGCCGCTGTGCGCTATGACCGCGACGGCGATCAGCACTACGACGTCATCAGTGCGTTCATCAAGTCCGTCCGCGGTTCCGACGTCGACGCCGCGCTGCACTACCTTTCGCGGATGCTGATCGCGGGGGAGGATCCGCGTTTCGTCGCCAGGCGCCTGATGATCCTGGCCAGCGAGGACGTCGGCATGGCCGATCCGACGGCTCTGCAGACAGCTGTCGCCGCGGCGCAGACCGTGCAGCTGATCGGGATGCCGGAGGCGCAACTCACGCTGGCCCACGCCACCGTTCACCTCGCCACCGCGCCGAAGTCCAACGCGGTCACCACGGCACTGGGCGCCGCGATGGCCGACATCCGCGCCGGTAAGGCCGGCCAGGTCCCGACCCACCTGCGCGACGGCCACTACTCGGGCGCTGAGAAGCTCGGAAACGCGATCGGCTACAAGTATGCCCACGATGATCCCGATGGTGTTGTGCCGCAGCAGTATCCGCCCGACGATCTCGTAGGCATCGACTATTACCGCCCCACGACGCACGGCGCGGAACGCGAAATCGCGACCCGCCTGGACAAGTTGCGCGCGATCATCCGCAAGAAACGCTGA
- a CDS encoding GlsB/YeaQ/YmgE family stress response membrane protein: MTVTGIITAILIGIVIGVLARLLLPGKQPIGMLVTILVGIVAALIGTWLARQLGISTTTPGVDWGELLVQLVVAVIGVALVAALMGRRHTGVMGRRRSGLMR, from the coding sequence GTGACCGTCACCGGCATCATCACCGCAATACTCATCGGCATCGTAATTGGCGTATTGGCCAGGTTGCTGCTACCGGGAAAGCAGCCTATCGGGATGCTTGTCACGATCCTGGTCGGCATCGTCGCAGCGTTAATCGGTACCTGGCTTGCCCGGCAGCTTGGCATTTCAACCACAACGCCCGGCGTCGACTGGGGCGAACTGCTCGTTCAGCTTGTCGTGGCCGTGATCGGAGTCGCGCTCGTCGCAGCGTTGATGGGACGCCGGCACACCGGTGTGATGGGACGCAGGCGTTCGGGTCTCATGCGCTGA
- a CDS encoding secondary thiamine-phosphate synthase enzyme YjbQ, with the protein MDTDVLDIDTTRRRIVDLTDAVRSFCSGDRDGLCNVFVPHATAGVAIIETGAGSDDDLLDTLERLLPRDDRYRHAHGSPGHGADHVLPALISPSVTLPVQGGEPLLGTWQSVVLVDLNSDNPQRKVRLSFISG; encoded by the coding sequence GTGGACACCGACGTACTCGATATCGACACCACGCGCCGCCGCATCGTCGACCTCACCGACGCGGTGCGCTCGTTCTGCAGCGGCGACCGGGACGGCCTGTGCAACGTGTTCGTCCCGCACGCCACCGCTGGTGTCGCCATCATCGAGACCGGCGCCGGCTCCGACGACGATCTTCTCGACACCCTGGAACGACTGCTGCCACGCGACGACCGCTACCGCCATGCCCACGGCTCCCCTGGACACGGAGCCGACCATGTGCTGCCCGCGCTGATCTCTCCGTCGGTGACCCTGCCGGTACAGGGCGGCGAGCCGCTGTTGGGAACCTGGCAGAGTGTGGTGCTCGTCGATCTGAACAGTGACAATCCGCAGCGCAAGGTGCGGCTGAGCTTCATTTCCGGATAG